In one Acanthochromis polyacanthus isolate Apoly-LR-REF ecotype Palm Island chromosome 20, KAUST_Apoly_ChrSc, whole genome shotgun sequence genomic region, the following are encoded:
- the LOC110971045 gene encoding TLC domain-containing protein 4-B-like: MDPFSQLILTISVTSFLTFQWLFHKVSPWMSMRISPGFFGLSDKQKVEWNSRTVSTLHALLVGIFCLYILFFDDAVNEDPVWGDPTLVKTNVAITTGYLISDLLLIFYYWKAIGDKFFVVHHLAALYAYYYVLGQGTLPYFANFRLLAEFSTPCVNQRWFFEVLGYPKSSRPNMANGVAMAVVFFMVRIAVMPVYYSRMYAVYGTEAFYLVPWGGRVAWICSSICLDIMNIMWMHKIARGCYKVLRSARQSKAGTPQENGKTD, encoded by the exons ATGGACCCATTCAGCCAGCTTATCCTCACCATCTCGGTGACCAGCTTCCTCACCTTCCAGTGGCTCTTCCACAAAGTCAGCCCTTGGATGTCGATGCGCATCAGCCCGGGCTTCTTTGGCCTCAGTGACAAGCAGAAGGTGGAATGGAACTCAAG gaCGGTGTCGACGCTTCATGCACTGTTGGTGGGAATATTCTGTCTCTACATCTTGTTCTTTGATGATGCCGTCAACGAAGACCCAGTCTG gGGAGATCCTACACTGGTGAAGACTAATGTTGCCATCACAACAGGCTACCTCATATCTG ATCTGCTGCTAATATTTTACTATTGGAAGGCGATAGGCGACAAGTTTTTTGTAGTTCACCATCTGGCAGCGTTGTATGCTTACTACTATGTACTG GGCCAAGGAACGTTGCCTTATTTTGCTAACTTCCGTCTGCTTGCTGAGTTTTCTACACCATGTGTGAACCAGCG CTGGTTCTTTGAGGTACTAGGTTATCCCAAGTCGTCCCGGCCCAACATGGCGAACGGCGTTGCCATGGCAGTAGTCTTTTTCATGGTCCGCATCGCCGTAATGCCAGTCTACTACAGTCGCATGTATGCAGTCTACGGCACCGAGGCCTTCTACCTGGTGCCCTGGGGTGGCCGCGTAGCCTGGATTTGCTCCAGTATTTGCTTGGACATCATGAACATTATGTGGATGCATAAGATTGCCCGTGGTTGCTACAAGGTGCTGCGCTCAGCACGCCAGAGCAAAGCTGGCACACCTCAGGAGAACGGGAAGACGGATTAA